The Acinetobacter lwoffii genomic sequence ACTACAGGTGAAGCCTCTGAGATTTATCTGGCCTTAGGCAGTTCTATTTATCTGGGAGAAAAAATTTCCAGTCAGCTCGGCAAATATTCCAATCTGGATCAAGCCGAGGAAAACTACAGCAGCATTGACTGGTTTGTAAAATGTCTGACCAACTATGCAAACTTTTCCGGCCGCGCACGCCGTAAAGAATTTTGGTTCTTTATGCTGTTTTGTGTAATTTTAGGCATTGTTGCTGAGGTAATTGATACAGTTTTAGGCACTAAACCGCTGGTGAATAGCCTGCTTAATCTGGCACTTCTAGTCCCAAGTCTGGCCGTTGGCGCGCGTCGCTTGCATGATGTAGGACGCTCTGGTTGGTGGCAATTACTGACGCTTACCGTGATTGGTATACTGGTACTGATCTGGTGGTGGGCAACTGAAACCAAGCAACAAAACAATGAATATGGTGCTCCTGCCAAATAACCGAACCTTACAAATCCCGTCTTGATGCGGGATTTGTTTATCGATTATTTAATGACTAAATATCAGCAAAATCAGACTTTCTCCATGCTGCAAGATCAATTAGTGAAATTTCCAGATGCTGTATGGGTGCAAATCTATAAAGATAAAATGCAGCTGATGAATATAGATGGCACGATTACGCATACTCTGCTACCCGATGTGCCTTATGCCCATCCGCGGAGTATTATTGCCGACTTTGATGCAGCCGCGGTGACGCTGAAACGGCTGTTACCATCGTCAATGATGAAGAAACTATTTAGCTCTATAGCACTGCTGCAAATTATGGATCTGCCTGAAGACGGTTTAACCGAAGTTGAAAAGCGCGCGTTACTCGAACTCGGTTATGAAAGTAGCGTGCAAAATGTCATCCTGTTTGACCATGCAGGAAATGCACTGACCAAAGCCAGAGTTCCACCCCAACATCGAATGACGATCATCAATATTTTACTGGTGATTATCATTATGGTGGTGTTGGCATCGACCTGGTTTTTGACGCTTTAAATGTTCTTGTAAGAGCAAAAATCCCGCACGCTGCGGGATTTTTATTGAGATAACAATCTAATAAGAGAGTTGATCTGTATAGATGTAGCAGCTTATAGACAAAATATCTCTAAAAATCAGCTCAAATAAAATAAGCAAAAATTAGGGTTTATTTAAAATAATCTAGCAACTGATTAAAGCGGTCTATTTGATATTTAGGCTGTGCCAGTGCTAACTCTTCCTGACTACCATAACCATAATTTACCGCAATAGTATCAATACCATTTTGACGGGCACCAAAAATGTCATGCTCGCGATCACCGACCATCATGCATTGATCGGCCTGTAATTTTTGTTGCGCTAAAATATACTGAATCAGCTCGGCTTTATTGGTTCGGTCACCATTCAGCTCACTGCCATGAATGTCGGTAAAATACTGGGCCAGATCAAAATGTTCCAGAATCTGTTTGGCATACACTGTCGGTTTTGCTGTAGCGACAAACAAGCGATAACCACGGCGTTTCAGTTCTGCCAGCGTTTCTGCTACACCCTCAAAAACATGATTTTCATAGAGACCCTTGACTGCAAAGCGCTCCCGATAACCCATCAAGGCCTGTTCAGCCAGAACATGATCGGCCTCAACATTTAAAATTTTGGCAAGCGAGGCTTTTAAGGGCGGACCAATAATCCAGTCGATATTGATCTCGTCACTAATCGGATGACCAATTTTTTCCAGACCATAGCG encodes the following:
- a CDS encoding DUF805 domain-containing protein, with amino-acid sequence MKGSILDFSIQHNTGFISGDDNQRYSFNGADWRSERPPSRGDRVDFIVNTTGEASEIYLALGSSIYLGEKISSQLGKYSNLDQAEENYSSIDWFVKCLTNYANFSGRARRKEFWFFMLFCVILGIVAEVIDTVLGTKPLVNSLLNLALLVPSLAVGARRLHDVGRSGWWQLLTLTVIGILVLIWWWATETKQQNNEYGAPAK
- a CDS encoding HAD-IA family hydrolase, which produces MIKNILIDLDGTLTDPKVGITTSARYGLEKIGHPISDEINIDWIIGPPLKASLAKILNVEADHVLAEQALMGYRERFAVKGLYENHVFEGVAETLAELKRRGYRLFVATAKPTVYAKQILEHFDLAQYFTDIHGSELNGDRTNKAELIQYILAQQKLQADQCMMVGDREHDIFGARQNGIDTIAVNYGYGSQEELALAQPKYQIDRFNQLLDYFK